A single region of the Podospora pseudopauciseta strain CBS 411.78 chromosome 1, whole genome shotgun sequence genome encodes:
- the MCM1 gene encoding transcription factor of the MADS box (EggNog:ENOG503P1RD; COG:K), with product MADITDQHDQTTPTELDDVHSVGNGNSVAGESRGIKRARPSTADDDDDDDEKGGRERRKIEIKFISDKSRRHITFSKRKAGIMKKAYELSVLTGTQVLLLVVSETGLVYTFTTPKLQPLVTKSEGKNLIQACLNAPEPSSSAENGVDEANAVDSPEEPPSSHLPPQQGRPGMQQPHAMPPNYMPVGGMDPSAMAYQNYVSQQRGGQYMPQSGLQQHAGHQS from the exons ATGGCCGACATCACTGACCAGCACGaccaaaccaccccaaccGAGCTCGACGACGTGCACTCGGTCGGCAATGGAAACTCGGTCGCCGGGGAGTCTCGTGGCATCAAGCGCGCCCGACCTAGCActgccgacgacgacgatgacgacgacgagaaggGCGGCCGTGAGCGTCGCAAGATTGAGATCAAGTTCATCAGCGACAAGTCGCGCCGCCATATCACATTTTCCAAGCGCAAGGCTGGTATCATGAAGAAG GCCTACGAGTTGTCAGTCTTGACAGGCACCCAGgtgctcctcctcgtcgtgTCCGAAACTGGCCTCGTCTACACATTCACGACGCCGAAGCTCCAGCCTCTGGTTACCAAGTCTGAGGGCAAGAATCTGATCCAG GCCTGCTTGAACGCGCCAGAGCCTTCTAGCAGCGCTGAGAATGGTGTCGACGAAGCTAATGCCGTCGACTCCCCCGAGGAGCCGCCCAGCagtcatcttcctcctcagcagggaCGACCTGGAATGCAGCAGCCTCACGCCATGCCTCCCAACTACATGCCCGTTGGTGGGATGGATCCCAGCGCGATGGCCTATCAGAACTACGTGAGCCAACAGCGCGGCGGCCAATACATGCCGCAATCCGGTCTGCAACAGCACGCTGGTCACCAGTCATAA
- a CDS encoding hypothetical protein (COG:S; EggNog:ENOG503NYSC), whose protein sequence is MSHPESGDEEDSLSPPPNNAARREGAPNLPSVSGMYSHSDLSTVADGTSPSSGINGSSSQQSPAGGSSFYGHGSWPTPVAPGSYGYSGNNSTSGAFQRPIPFNFTSPLPQYHGRTSSSPANGGALPSVSAYQGHPPFSSSAGGGGGGGSGVNGGGGLGTNGAGGNNAGVNGSAGSLVLYGSSMPSHSQESPSPSVLALPDLAGQGQAAPQSSTNRGSPPVGSEYRSPSASYYPTASSPQQGTFPYASQPGPSPNATGGPLPGRNPLGPLMPGMHSPIYAGSHRPHHQPPATYPPYPSMQGSMMTNLHQPNQPMVVYGHVSHPYPIHNYAGYHHPQPPLQDRPFKCDQCNHSFNRNHDLKRHSRIHLAVKPFPCDNCERTFSRKDALKRHMLVKGCLSKDKGKGKGRDRDKDKDRDNAAAPRNANAQGESPPTSDGDSSSPTALRKRQ, encoded by the exons ATGTCGCATCCTGAGTCTGGCGACGAAGAGGACTCCCTGTCCCCTCCTCCGAACAATGCAGCAAGGAGAGAGGGAGCGCCAAATCTACCGTCAGTCAGTGGGATGTATTCTCACTCAGATCTATCAA CAGTGGCGGACGGGACTAGCCCATCATCAGGAATCAACGGCAGCAGTTCGCAGCAATCACCGGCCGGCGGTTCGTCTTTTTACGGCCACGGAAGCTGGCCTACGCCGGTGGCCCCGGGCAGCTACGGTTATTCGGGCAACAATTCCACCTCCGGGGCCTTCCAACGACCTATTCCCTTCAATTTTACCTCCCCACTCCCACAGTATCACGGGCgaacctcatcatccccagctAACGGCGGGGCCTTGCCGAGCGTCTCAGCATACCAAGGTCATCCGCCGTTCTCCAGTTCAgcaggcggcggtggtggtggcggcagTGGTGTGAACGGAGGCGGGGGGCTAGGAACCAACGGTGCTGGCGGAAACAACGCTGGTGTGAATGGGAGTGCTGGCTCTTTGGTTCTTTACGGTTCAAGCATGCCTTCCCACTCCCAGGagtcaccatcaccgtcgGTTCTTGCTTTGCCCGATCTCGCAGGTCAGGGCCAGGCAGCACCTCAGTCGTCGACGAATCGAGGTTCACCGCCGGTCGGGTCAGAGTACCGTTCACCTTCGGCGTCTTACTACCCAACAGCGTCGTCGCCGCAGCAAGGGACGTTCCCTTATGCCTCCCAGCCCGGACCATCCCCGAACGCCACGGGTGGGCCTCTCCCTGGGAGAAACCCCCTAGGTCCTCTGATGCCAGGGATGCATTCTCCGATATATGCCGGATCCCATCGGCCTCATCACCAGCCCCCAGCCACGTATCCTCCGTACCCAAGCATGCAGGGCTCGATGATGACCAATTTGCATCAGCCAAACCAGCCCATGGTGGTGTATGGTCATGTTTCTCATCCGTATCCCATTCACAACTACGCGGGATACCACCACCCGCAACCGCCGCTGCAAGATCGTCCTTTCAAGTGTGATCAGTGCAACCATAGCTTCAACAGAAACCATGACCTCAAGAGGCATTCAAGGATACACTTGGCCGTCAAGCCTTTTCCATGTGATAACTGCGAAAGGACCTTCTCGAGGAAGGATGCACTCAAG CGGCATATGTTGGTCAAGGGATGCCTGTCCAAGGACAAAGGCAAGGGTAAGGGCAGAGACAgggacaaggacaaggacaggGACAATGCCGCGGCTCCCAGAAATGCAAACGCTCAAGGCGAGAGCCCACCTACGAGTGACGGGGATTCCTCTAGCCCGACGGCTTTGAGGAAGAGGCAGTAG
- the FUM1 gene encoding fumarase fum1 (COG:C; EggNog:ENOG503NTY2), protein MLRSVRIAGPAARASLGLPRTASRSLSTCLKATAGACNAPISSLSTSQTANPAIRHQRTFHSSAARMSANTRTESDAFGEIQVPADKYWGAQTERSLENFKINQPQDRMPPPIVKAFGILKGAAATVNMRYGLDPEIGKAIQQAAKEVADLKLLDHFPLVVWQTGSGTQSNMNANEVISNRAIEILGGKMGSKKPVHPNDHVNRSASSNDTFPTVMHIAAVLEFENTLLPALKSLRDALQAKVEEFEAKKIIKIGRTHLQDATPLTLAQEFGGYVAQLDFGIKRVESCLPDLRLLAQGGTAVGTGINTFEGFAEAIAEEVSKMTGTEFKTAPNKFEALAAHDAIVQAHGSLNTLAASLSKIAQDIRYLGSGPRCGLGELNLPENEPGSSIMPGKVNPTQCEALTMVCAQVMGNQVACTIGGMNGQFELNVYKPLIIRNLLHSIRILADGMKSFEKNLVVGLSANEKKIASIMKESLMLVTCLNPKIGYDMASKVAKNAHKKGLTLKESAMELNALTEEEFDTLVRPELMVGPSPYKG, encoded by the exons ATGCTTCGATCGGTTCGCATTGCCGGGCCCGCAGCCCGCGCCAGCCTTGGGCTGCCGAGGACAGCCAGCCGGTCGCTGAGCACATGTCTCAAGGCGACGGCCGGTGCGTGCAACGCTCCCATTTCGTCACTTTCCACCAGCCAAaccgccaaccccgccatccgcCACCAGAGAACCTTCCACAGTAGTGCCGCGAGAATGTCGGCCAACACCAGAACCGAGAGCGATGCCTTTGGCGAGATCCAGGTCCCGGCTGACAAGTACTGGGGCGCTCAGACTGAGCGTTCCCTCGAGAACTTCAAGATCAACCAGCCCCAGGACCGCATGCCCCCACCTATCGTCAAGGCGTTTGGTATCCTCAAGGGTGCTGCGGCGACGGTGAACATGCGCTATGGCCTTG ATCCTGAGATCGGCAAGGCCATTCAGCAGGCCGCGAAGGAGGTTGCTGacctcaagctcctcgaccACTTCCCCCTCGTCGTCTGGCAGACCGGCTCCGGCACCCAGTCCAACATGAACGCCAACGAGGTCATCAGCAACAGAGCCATCGAGATTCTGGGCGGCAAGATGGGCTCCAAGAAGCCTGTGCACCCCAACGACCACGTCAACCGCTCGGCTTCGTCCAACGACACCTTCCCCACCGTCATGCACATTGCTGCTGTGCTCGAGTTTGagaacaccctcctccctgcGCTCAAGAGCCTTCGCGATGCGCTCCAggccaaggttgaggagttTGAGGCCAAGAAGATCATCAAGATTGGCCGCACCCATCTCCAGGATGCCACTCCCCTGACCCTCGCTCAGGAGTTCGGCGGCTATGTTGCCCAGCTCGACTTCGGCATCAAGCGCGTCGAGTCTTGCCTCCCcgacctccgcctcctcgcccagGGCGGCACCGCCGTCGGCACCGGCATCAACACCTTCGAGGGCTTCGCCGAGGCCATCGCCGAGGAGGTTTCCAAGATGACCGGCACCGAGTTCAAGACTGCCCCCAACAAGTTCGAGGCGCTCGCTGCCCACGACGCCATCGTCCAGGCCCACGGCAgcctcaacaccctcgcTGCCTCGCTCAGCAAGATTGCTCAGGACATCCGCTACCTCGGCAGCGGTCCCCGTTGCGGTCTCGGCGAGCTCAACCTCCCTGAGAACGAGCCCGGTTCGTCCATCATGCCCGGCAAGGTCAACCCCACCCAGTGCGAGGCCCTCACCATGGTCTGCGCTCAGGTTATGGGTAACCAGGTTGCTTGCACCATCGGCGGCATGAACGGCCAGTTCGAGCTCAACGTGTACAAGCCCCTGATTATCCGCAACCTCCTTCACAGCATCCGCATCCTGGCCGACGGCATGAAGAGCTTTGAGAAGAACCTGGTTGTCGGCCTCTCTGCCaacgagaagaagattgcCAGCATCATGAAGGAGTC CCTCATGTTGGTTACCTGCCTCAACCCCAAGATTGGCTACGACATGGCGAGCAAGGTCGCCAAGAACGCCCACAAGAAGGGCCTGACCCTCAAGGAGTCCGCCATGGAGCTCAACGCCCtcaccgaggaggagtttgacaCCCTCGTCAGACCCGAGCTCATGGTTGGCCCTTCCCCCTACAAGGGTTAA
- the ACU9 gene encoding Malate synthase, glyoxysomal (COG:H; EggNog:ENOG503NX6Q): MPSTESILQGVNVLGPVSESQKKILTPEALAFLALLQRSFNSTRKALLERRKIRQAELDKGALPDFLPETRHIRENPTWKGAPPAPGLVDRRVEITGPTDRKMVVNALNADVWTYMADFEDSSAPTWDNMINGQVNLYDANRRQVDFKIGNKEYKLRTDKKLPTLIVRPRGWHLEEKHVTVDGEPMSGSLFDFGLYFFHNAFQTVKMGFGPYFYLPKMESHLEARLWNDVFNLAQDYIGMPRGTIRGTVLIETILAAFEMDEIIYELRDHSSGLNCGRWDYIFSVIKKFRQNSNFVLPDRSAVTMTVPFMDAYVKLLIQTCHKRGVHAMGGMAAQIPIKDDPKANEVAMEGVRADKLREVKAGHDGTWVAHPALAGIAVDIFNKHMPTPNQLFVRREDVTIGQNDLLNMNVPGQITEAGIRKNLNIGLGYMEAWIRGVGCVPINYLMEDAATAEVSRSQLWQWVRHGVTTAEGKKVDKQYALKLLKEQTQELASKAPQGNKYGLAAQYFSGQVTGEDYADFLTSLLYNEITSAGPARAAAKL; encoded by the exons ATGCCTAGCACCGAGTCTATCCTCCAGGGCGTCAACGTCCTCGGCCCCGTTTCGGAGTCACAAAAGAAGATCCTCACACCGGAAGCTCTTGCTTTCTTGGCCCTTCTCCAGCGGTCATTCAACTCTACTCGCAAGGCTCTCCTTGAGCGCCGCAAGATCCGCCAGGCCGAGCTCGACAAGGGCGCTCTGCCTGACTTCCTTCCCGAGACCAGACACATTCGCGAGAACCCAACATGGAAGGGCGCGCCGCCCGCTCCCGGGCTTGTGGACCGCCGTGTGGAGATCACGGGCCCTACTGACCgcaagatggtggtgaacgCGTTGAACGCTGATGTGTGGACTTACATGGCTGATTTTGAGG ACTCCAGCGCTCCCACATGGGACAACATGATCAACGGCCAGGTCAACCTCTACGACGCCAACCGCCGCCAGGTCGACTTCAAGATCGGCAACAAGGAGTACAAGCTCCGCACTGACAAGAAGCTCCCCACCTTGATTGTCCGCCCCCGTGGCTGGCatctggaggagaagcacgTTACCGTCGACGGCGAGCCCATGTCTGGCTCTCTCTTCGACTTCGGTCTGTACTTCTTCCACAATGCCTTCCAGACCGTCAAGATGGGCTTCGGCCCTTACTTCTACCTTCCCAAGATGGAGTCTCACCTTGAGGCCCGTCTCTGGAACGATGTCTTCAACCTTGCTCAGGACTACATCGGCATGCCCAGAGGCACCATCCGCGGCACCGTCCTCATCGagaccatcctcgccgcctttgAGATGGACGAGATCATCTACGAGCTCCGCGACCACTCTTCCGGCTTGAACTGCGGCAGGTGGGATTACATCTTCTCCGTGATCAAGAAGTTCCGTCAAAACTCCAACTTTGTCCTTCCCGATCGGTCGGCCGTCACCATGACCGTTCCCTTCATGGACGCCTACGTCAAGCTCCTCATCCAGACTTGTCACAAGCGCGGTGTCCACGCCATGGGTGGCATGGCTGCCCAGATTCCCATCAAGGACGACCCCAAGGCCAACGAGGTGGCTATGGAGGGTGTCAGAGCGGACAAGCTCCGCGAGGTCAAGGCCGGTCACGACGGCACCTGGGTTGCTCACCCTGCGTTGGCGGGCATCGCGGTGGACATCTTTAACAAGCACATGCCCACTCCCAACCAGCTGTTTGTCAGACGGGAGGATGTCACGATTGGTCAGAATGACTTGCTGAACATGAACGTGCCGGGTCAGATCACCGAGGCGGGTATCAGGAAGAACCTGAACATTGGCCTGGGCTACATGGAGGCTTGGATTAGGGGTGTTGGGTGTGTTCCTATTAACTACTTGAT GGAGGACGCCGCCACAGCCGAGGTTTCCCGCTCCCAGCTCTGGCAGTGGGTGCGCCACGGCGTCACCACCgccgagggcaagaaggtTGACAAGCAGTACgccctcaagctcctcaaggaGCAGACCCAGGAGCTCGCCAGCAAGGCTCCTCAGGGCAACAAGTATGGTCTTGCGGCCCAGTACTTTTCCGGTCAGGTCACCGGTGAGGACTATGCTGATTTCTTGACGAGCCTGCTGTACAATGAGATCACATCTGCTGGTCCGGCGAGAGCGGCTGCTAAGTTGTAa
- a CDS encoding hypothetical protein (EggNog:ENOG503P66B; COG:S), giving the protein MDPLLYARHGAESHSGHTTTNTAAASTSPDGSMGMDTHMSMMAIFQNSMSTSLFSTKWTPTNAGAYAGTCIFLIILAVIFRGLLAFKSWQELRWLDKEMNRRYVVVNGKAPLAENLSRDSLGKAAVLSENGVEENVVVVQRRTGSHARPWRLSVDPVRAAIDTVVAGVGYLLMLAVMSMNVGYFLSVLGGTFLGSLLVGRFISSTEH; this is encoded by the exons ATGGACCCATTACTCTACGCCCGCCACGGCGCCGAATCTCACTCgggccacaccaccaccaacaccgccgccgcatCGACAAGCCCAGATGGCTCGATGGGCATGGACACGCACATGTCCATGATGGCCATCTTCCAAAACTCCATGTCCACCTCCCTGTTCTCGACGAAATGGACACCGACCAACGCCGGCGCCTACGCAGGCACATGCATCTTTCTCATTATTCTTGCCGTCATCTTCAGGGGGCTGCTAGCGTTCAAGTCATGGCAGGAGCTGAGGTGGTTGGATAAGGAGATGAACAGGCGGTATGTCGTGGTCAATGGAAAAGCGCCACTGGCAGAGAATCTCAGCAGGGATTCGCTAGGCAAGGCGGCGGTGCTGAGCGAGAacggggtggaggagaacgTGGTTGTTGTGCAGAGGAGGACAGGGAGCCATGCGAGGCCGTGGAGGTTGAGTGTTGATCCGGTGAGGGCAGCGATTGATACCGTCGTGGCGGGCGTGGGTTATTTACT GATGTTGGCTGTGATGTCGATGAACGTGGGGTATTTCTTGTCCGTGTTGGGAGGCACATTCTTGGGTAGTCTGCTCGTGGGCAGATTTATTTCTTCTACGGAACACTAA
- the GIN4 gene encoding serine/threonine-protein kinase gin4 (COG:D; EggNog:ENOG503NW2V): MDRHSNSRPGRQPLADTTKRVNNTTVVSTARSHHKGNDENYVLRSKKVVRGSSTSVVAGTSHQVERQTKGTSDRPVAVERPAPVNQHLSAVSQEADLEAARRISQFSNVSSNASTTRQLKTHIGPWQLGKTLGKGTSARVRLARHRVTGQLVAIKILSKSTAFINQSGSLANLDRLEYRTTQTDAEGGLRRMPIAIEREIAVLKLIEHPNIIKLLDIWENRSEIYMVTEFVEKGDMFEFIRSVGALREWEVVFYFRQIMSALDYCHSLNICHRDLKPENILLHSSGQVKIADFGMAALQQSQHHQLTTACGSPHYAAPELLRHQAYKGSAVDIWSMGVILFVMLAGYLPFDDDDLGVMIQKAKRAEYRMPPHLSREAQDLIRRMLVPQPANRITMAQMWQHPLILKYPDIPQCFEWEQRQQSGLQKRNVSPIPEAEVDIQILRQLKALWHAYPEAELKLKLAQEKPNDQKLFYHLLYNHREVQLENYNNNVPISKSDYHHLKPPNWGKRISTCEFTQPGRYGQKRAVSKFTVISNVPGKADKDETGTIRSYDPYNASRVFHSVPYASHAKIIIHRNGSQDGIGRSPTTVSHSYRSYRSKGGSVRHQLRTPSQRTATTAGRLRTPRGSMGSIHSHHSTPRVRVSSRLSRRGVDFSAVRKGQKYQGSRHGSVAAPASIAGDNTTYDRDAYSPRKATKTPRPTTTVSMADVNNKEERVLWGEELKQFHTSIARDIDEAFGSSLLVSAPSETLLQSREGSHLSFSLADSSFAQMSQSSLAGPRSFASNQREYSRPLPPVPSRPTVSPLSIRKQSLEVAPVTHKVSLLDPGSSIHLPDRRVVSDPIHNRSVKTVNPLPSIYESSPEAVPAETPARVKNRGLDYLSRAENTIRVVNSPTAVEGGDPAAVPRPLNVRKLSLHPTKNERPTAVQESRRHASYSGHQPTRSVDNTENGVGAQPKNRVSSWFKRASKDGNSPAVTPTTGTFPQHGEEYAGSEASGPSRPVSYSIDEPAASRAQKKKAFGLSFWKSNKDGPKMSIGDSEFEDVHVHEDGRSQKRSKEKHNSMAAQSVWSESDGGGRKIEVQQNWLARLFRVKPAMRYLCFAIPKRRARQEMAILLRDWRQYGIKDIEVDKERNIIFARVAAKNYLNLKEVSFAIELMTVIEHGKRNQLCIARFTQEKGAASSFHKVVEAISTAFDNRALMVTDKRKISMMIKTLNS; the protein is encoded by the exons ATGGATAGGCACAGCAACTCGCGACCTGGCCGCCAGCCGCTCGCTGACACGACCAAGCGAGTCAACAATACAACAGTCGTCAGCACGGCGCGTTCCCATCACAAAGGCAATGATGAGAATTACGTATTGAGGTCCAAGAAGGTTGTCAGAGGCTCGTCAACATCTGTTGTCGCCGGTACAAGTCATCAAGTCGAGCGTCAGACGAAAGGCACATCAGATCGACCAGTTGCAGTAGAACGCCCTGCGCCAGTCAATCAGCATCTTTCAGCTGTTTCTCAGGAAGCCGACCTCGAAGCCGCCCGGCGCATCTCTCAGTTTTCCAATGTTTCTTCTAATGCCTCCACCACAAGACAGCTCAAGACACACATTGGACCTTGGCAGCTGGGCAAGACATTAGGCAAGGGGACTTCGGCGCGTGTTCGTCTCGCACGTCACCGTGTTACTGGCCAATTGGTGGCCATCAAGATTTTGTCCAAAAGTACCGCCTTCATCAACCAGTCGGGTAGTCTGGCGAATCTTGACCGGCTCGAATATCGAACTACCCAAACCGATGCGGAAGGCGGTCTTCGTCGAATGCCGATAGCTATCGAGCGCGAAATTGCCGTCCTTAAGCTCATCGAGCATCCAAACATTATCAAACTGCTTGACATTTGGGAGAACAGGTCGGAGAT CTACATGGTCACCGAATTTGTTGAAAAAGGCGACATGTTCGAGTTTATCCGCTCCGTTGGTGCTCTACGTGAATGGGAGGTCGTCTTTTACTTCCGCCAGATCATGAGTGCGCTGGATTACTGCCATTCATTGAACATCTGCCACCGAGATCTCAAGCCGGAGAACATTCTGCTTCACAGCAGTGGTCAGGTCAAAATTGCAGACTTTGGGATGGCGGCTTTGCAACAAAGCCAACACCATCAGCTCACAACGGCCTGTGGAAGTCCTCACTATGCGGCTCCCGAGTTGCTTCGACACCAGGCCTACAAAGGCTCAGCGGTCGACATTTGGAGCATGGGCGTCATCCTGTTCGTCATGCTTGCTGGCTATTTGCCGTttgatgacgacgaccttGGTGTCATGATTCAAAAGGCCAAACGCGCCGAGTACCGCATGCCCCCGCATTTGAGCAGGGAAGCTCAGGATCTGATCCGGAGGATGCTGGTGCCCCAGCCTGCGAACCGTATCACCATGGCCCAGATGTGGCAACACCCGCTCATCCTCAAGTACCCCGATATTCCACAATGCTTCGAGTGGGAACAGCGCCAGCAATCAGGTTTGCAGAAACGCAATGTCTCGCCCATCCCTGAGGCGGAGGTGGACATTCAGATTCTGAGACAGCTCAAGGCGCTCTGGCACGCGTACCCCGAAGCTGAGCTCAAGCTCAAGTTGGCCCAGGAAAA ACCGAACGACCAGAAACTGTTCTATCACCTGCTCTATAATCACCGTGAAGTCCAGTTGGAgaactacaacaacaacgtaCCCATCTCGAAGAGCGATTATCATCACCTCAAGCCTCCCAACTGGGGCAAACGCATCTCCACTTGCGAGTTTACCCAGCCAGGGCGATACGGTCAGAAACGAGCAGTGTCAAAGTTCACAGTCATCTCGAATGTGCCGGGGAAAGCAGACAAGGACGAAACGGGCACAATACGCAGCTATGATCCTTACAATGCGTCCCGGGTGTTCCATTCTGTCCCGTACGCCAGTCACGCCAAGATTATAATTCACCGCAATGGCTCTCAGGATGGCATCGGACGTTCTCCCACCACTGTCTCGCACTCGTATCGTTCATACAGGTCCAAGGGTGGTTCGGTGCGACACCAGCTTCGAACCCCTTCGCAACGGACCGCGACAACAGCCGGTCGTCTGCGAACCCCTCGGGGCTCCATGGGCTCAATTCATAGCCACCACAGCACCCCGAGAGTTCGTGTCAGCAGCAGGCTCTCCAGGCGTGGGGTTGACTTCTCAGCAGTCCGCAAAGGTCAGAAGTATCAGGGAAGCCGACATGGTTCTGTGGCTGCCCCAGCTAGCATTGCGGGCGACAATACGACATACGACCGCGATGCCTACTCGCCACGGAAAGCCACCAAGACCCCAAGGCCTACGACCACCGTGTCTATGGCTGacgtcaacaacaaggaggagagggtgctTTGGGGCGAGGAACTCAAACAGTTTCATACCTCGATTGCCCGAGACATTGACGAAGCCTTCGGTAGCTCACTCCTCGTGTCAGCGCCCAGCGAGACGTTACTTCAGAGCCGTGAAGGGAGCCACTTGAGCTTTTCTTTGGCTGACTCGTCTTTTGCGCAAATGTCGCAGTCGTCGCTTGCTGGTCCGCGCTCGTTTGCGAGTAACCAGCGAGAGTATAGCAGACCATTGCCTCCAGTTCCGTCCCGACCCACCGTCTCTCCTCTGTCAATCCGCAAGCAGAGTCTGGAGGTTGCGCCTGTAACGCATAAAGTCTCACTCCTTGACCCTGGCTCAAGCATTCATCTTCCTGATCGTCGGGTGGTGTCAGATCCGATTCACAACCGCTCAGTGAAGACAGTCAACCCGCTTCCCTCTATTTATGAGAGCAGCCCGGAGGCTGTCCCTGCGGAAACCCCAGCTCGTGTTAAGAACAGAGGGCTGGATTATTTGTCCCGGGCTGAGAACACCATTCGGGTGGTGAACTCGCCAACGGCGGTAGAAGGTGGCGATCCGGCTGCGGTTCCGCGGCCGCTCAACGTCCGCAAGCTATCTCTCCATCCAACCAAGAACGAACGCCCTACCGCTGTTCAGGAGTCACGAAGACATGCATCCTACTCGGGTCATCAACCGACCCGCTCGGTTGACAATACAGAGAATGGCGTTGGTGCGCAGCCCAAGAACAGGGTGTCATCTTGGTTCAAACGCGCCTCCAAGGATGGAAACAGCCCCGCCGTTACCCCCACCACCGGGACGTTCCCCCAGCACGGCGAGGAATACGCCGGTTCGGAGGCTAGCGGGCCCAGCAGGCCTGTCTCGTATTCCATCGACGAGCCTGCGGCATCGCGCGctcagaagaagaaggcgttTGGTTTGTCGTTCTGGAAGAGCAACAAGGATGGGCCGAAGATGTCTATTGGAg ATTCCGAGTTTGAAGATGTGCACGTCCACGAAGACGGCAGGTCTCAGAAGAGATCTAAGGAGAAGCACAACAGTATGGCCGCTCAAAGTGTCTGGTCTGAGAGCGATGGGGGTGGCCGTAAGATTGAGGTGCAGCAAAACTGGCTGGCACGGCTATTCAGGGTCAAGCCGGCCATGCGATATCTTTGCTTTGCCATCCCCAAGCGGCGCGCGCGTCAGGAGATGGCGATCTTGCTTCGTGACTGGCGCCAGTATGGCATCAAGGATATCGAGGTTGACAAGGAGCGCAACATCATCTTTGCCCGTGTCGCTGCCAAGAACT ATCTCAACCTCAAGGAAGTATCTTTTGCCATCGAGCTCATGACCGTCATTGAGCACGGGAAGCGAAACCAGCTCTGCATTGCTCGGTTCACACAGGAGAAGGGCGCCGCCAGCAGCTTCcacaaggtggtggaggccaTCAGCACTGCTTTCGATAACCGGGCTCTCATGGTTACCGACAAGCGGAAGATCAGTATGATGATCAAGACGCTCAACTCCTAA